From one Microbacter margulisiae genomic stretch:
- a CDS encoding glycosyltransferase family 2 protein, translating to MYRWRDAAATSESILFQTRFALPAMKTSPKISVLMPVYNVATYVQEAIESIINQSYTDFELLIINDGSTDTTRDKVLQFTDSRIRFIENEHNIGLANTLNRGIELAAGEYIARMDGDDISLPDRLKRQVDILDRHPDIDICGAGYRFFGSKNYEVRYPQDHEAIKVGLLFGCCMIIPLFRKKSIVEAHLQYEQEFFPAEDYRFWTKCVMQLKMYNIPETLFLYRMHATQVSETRTNQSQMSDKVRTLYLQKLFPALSQQDTQLFISTFAETKGISAINEVKAYDQCKQRILQANMLHPTLNQKALHQILQQHIVAKIRNFIVEEWFVERYTLNRYISLFSSGILFRLPLKFNIKLWIKVMLHKTAQPIPTSKLK from the coding sequence ATGTATCGATGGAGGGATGCAGCGGCAACATCAGAATCCATTTTATTTCAAACGCGCTTTGCTTTACCAGCCATGAAAACATCTCCGAAAATATCCGTCCTGATGCCTGTTTACAACGTAGCCACCTATGTGCAGGAAGCTATAGAAAGCATTATAAATCAATCGTATACGGATTTTGAACTACTAATCATCAACGACGGTTCTACCGACACAACCCGCGATAAGGTACTGCAATTTACCGATTCCCGTATCCGTTTTATCGAGAATGAACACAATATAGGATTGGCAAATACCTTAAACCGGGGAATTGAACTGGCAGCAGGAGAATACATAGCACGGATGGATGGCGATGATATCAGCCTCCCCGACCGGTTAAAAAGACAGGTAGATATCCTGGATCGGCACCCGGACATTGATATTTGCGGAGCAGGATACCGTTTTTTTGGAAGCAAAAATTATGAGGTTCGTTATCCTCAAGATCATGAAGCAATTAAAGTTGGTTTGCTTTTTGGATGTTGCATGATTATTCCACTATTTCGTAAAAAATCTATCGTGGAAGCTCATTTGCAATATGAACAGGAATTTTTTCCTGCTGAAGACTACCGTTTCTGGACAAAATGTGTTATGCAATTAAAGATGTACAATATTCCCGAAACGCTTTTTCTTTACCGGATGCACGCCACACAGGTATCAGAAACCAGAACCAATCAATCACAAATGAGTGATAAGGTCAGAACGCTCTATCTTCAAAAACTATTTCCTGCACTCTCTCAGCAAGATACACAACTTTTTATTTCTACCTTTGCAGAAACAAAGGGTATTTCTGCCATTAATGAGGTCAAAGCGTATGACCAGTGCAAGCAGCGGATACTACAAGCCAACATGCTTCACCCGACATTGAACCAGAAGGCTTTGCATCAAATTCTTCAACAGCATATTGTTGCTAAAATCCGAAACTTTATTGTTGAAGAGTGGTTTGTTGAACGATATACATTAAATCGATATATTTCATTGTTTTCATCAGGCATTCTGTTCCGTTTACCTTTAAAATTTAACATCAAACTATGGATTAAGGTTATGCTCCACAAAACAGCACAACCCATTCCTACATCTAAACTGAAGTAG
- a CDS encoding glycosyltransferase: protein MPQKNKKHMFFSVIIPIYNVAPYLRQCLDSVLLQSFTDYEILCINDGSTDESGTILEEYAGKHTHIKLISQTNQGLSAARNRGIRAAHGDYILFLDSDDWLESNALQTLYRQAGNEDMIGFNGRRYFEDGKQEIPDPGITEFNIEGWPYYNKYSLESRKFHFVCAVLRIYRRDFLLQHNLFFREGIFHEDNLFAPFVCYYAQSVKVIPEILYVYRIRKGSITQSENPKRILDKIDIANTLSDFFIPKQNIDKSYLYREIAGYYFGAFMYPHNKKNLLTTKVIKQHINWANFKTVSVYPRHKRIYTLLLIHPLLFSIYLTLEAIAKANR, encoded by the coding sequence ATGCCTCAAAAAAATAAAAAACATATGTTCTTTTCCGTCATTATTCCCATATATAACGTTGCTCCCTACCTCCGGCAATGTCTCGATTCGGTTCTACTGCAATCGTTCACAGACTATGAAATCCTTTGTATTAATGATGGCTCTACAGATGAAAGCGGGACAATACTGGAAGAATATGCAGGTAAACACACACACATTAAACTGATTTCACAAACTAACCAAGGACTCAGCGCTGCCCGAAACCGGGGAATTCGAGCTGCACATGGCGATTATATCTTGTTTTTAGACAGCGACGATTGGCTCGAATCCAACGCATTGCAGACACTCTATCGTCAGGCTGGCAACGAAGATATGATCGGCTTTAACGGACGACGCTATTTCGAGGATGGCAAACAGGAAATACCTGATCCGGGTATTACGGAATTCAATATCGAAGGCTGGCCGTATTATAACAAATACTCGTTGGAAAGCCGCAAATTCCATTTTGTTTGTGCTGTTCTACGAATCTATCGGAGAGACTTTCTGCTGCAACATAATCTGTTTTTTAGAGAAGGCATCTTCCATGAAGATAATCTGTTTGCACCTTTCGTCTGTTATTATGCACAATCGGTAAAAGTTATTCCTGAGATACTGTACGTTTATCGTATCAGGAAAGGAAGCATCACGCAATCGGAAAACCCCAAAAGAATATTGGACAAAATAGATATTGCCAATACCTTGTCCGATTTCTTTATTCCAAAACAAAATATCGACAAAAGCTACCTTTACCGTGAAATTGCAGGTTATTACTTCGGAGCATTCATGTATCCACACAACAAAAAGAATCTTTTGACAACCAAAGTAATCAAACAACATATTAATTGGGCAAATTTCAAAACGGTAAGTGTTTACCCCCGGCATAAGAGAATATATACTTTACTGTTAATACATCCTCTTTTGTTCAGCATATACCTGACACTGGAAGCCATAGCCAAAGCAAACCGTTAA
- a CDS encoding glycosyltransferase family 2 protein, whose translation MQLSIILPCYNVEQYIAECLDSLYMQDIPESEYEIICINDCSPDRTRDIIIQYQTKHANLSLIENAVNKHQGISRNIGFDAAKGKYIWFVDPDDYIEHNIIGTLISECEDNNLDVLNFELYKVDLELNIIKNKLANPTEVIPGKNFIHQLGADWQLNGSVGRKVFLKSFLIEIQLYFKVGNYLQDQIYSLRSVYYAKRFRHCDKYCYYYRFNPTSTVNTRMTATKYLSVYTLASDLSQFSEEIKANDPQLSTTVYQAALWYFNFVIKQFFYFKAFEREIAMHYLNNMAPILLHENAINGWKLMLLRHLKEAHTLLYPIAPILIYTRAYKRNLRNKHSS comes from the coding sequence ATGCAACTTTCTATCATACTTCCCTGCTACAATGTAGAACAATACATAGCCGAATGTTTGGACAGCCTGTATATGCAAGACATTCCCGAATCGGAATATGAAATTATCTGCATTAATGATTGTTCCCCTGATAGAACACGGGACATCATCATACAATATCAAACAAAACATGCCAATTTAAGCCTGATCGAAAATGCAGTTAATAAACATCAGGGAATTTCGCGAAACATAGGCTTTGACGCGGCAAAAGGGAAATACATCTGGTTCGTCGATCCGGATGATTACATAGAGCATAATATTATTGGGACTCTTATCTCCGAATGTGAGGACAATAATTTAGATGTATTGAACTTTGAACTATATAAAGTTGATCTTGAACTGAATATAATAAAAAATAAACTAGCAAACCCAACCGAAGTTATTCCGGGAAAAAATTTCATACATCAACTTGGAGCTGATTGGCAGTTGAATGGTTCTGTAGGAAGAAAAGTTTTTTTGAAAAGTTTTTTAATCGAAATACAGCTTTATTTCAAAGTTGGCAATTACCTTCAGGATCAAATCTATTCGTTACGCTCAGTATATTATGCAAAACGATTTCGACACTGCGACAAGTATTGCTATTATTATAGATTCAATCCTACTTCCACAGTAAACACAAGGATGACAGCTACTAAATACCTTTCAGTTTATACCCTCGCTTCAGACCTATCCCAATTCTCAGAGGAAATAAAAGCAAATGATCCCCAACTCTCTACAACCGTATACCAAGCCGCATTATGGTATTTTAATTTTGTTATCAAGCAATTCTTTTATTTCAAAGCTTTTGAAAGAGAAATAGCAATGCATTATCTAAACAATATGGCTCCAATACTGCTGCATGAGAATGCAATAAATGGATGGAAGCTTATGCTGTTACGCCATTTAAAAGAGGCGCATACATTGCTTTATCCGATTGCCCCCATTTTAATTTATACCCGCGCCTATAAAAGAAATCTTAGAAACAAACATTCCTCATGA
- a CDS encoding glycosyltransferase gives MTIIIDPFVNVYYASFYIRGLIERFGNASLTFHNAPFRSLQNRTSCFNFVIRQNGKSTNVTIDAGDFDTIDHSCYQWCDIYGKVNTNWEKTPKSGFPKIVSLAPGFGIRIWNLQQTMYYAIANLLKTGNISGSRKFIGKYKRQFSLRLPVEAYTPEPAQGKYIFHVSTLWQNDEYNQNDERVNIPRANFMEVCKSLPEINFEGGFYYSGTHPLNERFKDFVFHGYMSPETYLQKTKASTVVFNTPAFWNCHGWKLGEYLALGKAIISTPLSNALPEPLMHGENIHIIHHNRDEMDQAIRLLLHDTSYRHKLEQGARAYYLRNAAPERSISLLGI, from the coding sequence ATGACTATCATCATCGATCCTTTCGTCAATGTTTATTACGCTTCCTTTTATATCAGGGGGCTAATTGAAAGATTTGGGAACGCTTCGCTCACGTTTCACAATGCTCCGTTCCGGAGTCTGCAAAACAGAACCAGCTGTTTCAATTTCGTCATCCGGCAAAATGGGAAATCAACCAACGTGACCATTGATGCTGGTGACTTTGATACCATAGATCATTCATGTTACCAATGGTGCGACATCTACGGGAAGGTAAACACAAACTGGGAGAAAACGCCAAAGTCCGGATTTCCGAAAATTGTCTCGTTAGCCCCGGGGTTCGGCATCCGGATTTGGAATCTGCAACAAACGATGTATTATGCCATCGCTAATTTGCTAAAAACCGGAAATATATCCGGAAGCCGCAAATTTATCGGAAAATACAAACGGCAATTTTCACTACGGCTTCCTGTTGAAGCGTACACACCGGAACCCGCACAGGGAAAGTACATTTTCCACGTCAGCACATTATGGCAAAACGACGAATACAACCAAAATGATGAACGGGTCAACATTCCACGGGCAAACTTTATGGAAGTTTGCAAATCGTTGCCTGAGATAAATTTTGAAGGCGGATTTTACTATTCAGGAACACATCCCCTGAATGAACGTTTCAAAGATTTTGTATTTCACGGCTACATGTCTCCGGAAACTTATCTGCAGAAAACAAAAGCATCTACGGTTGTATTCAATACGCCTGCCTTTTGGAATTGTCACGGATGGAAACTGGGTGAATACCTGGCGCTTGGCAAAGCCATTATCTCTACACCACTATCCAATGCCTTGCCAGAACCGCTTATGCACGGAGAAAACATTCATATTATTCATCACAACAGGGATGAAATGGATCAGGCGATACGTCTTTTGTTGCATGACACATCATACCGCCATAAACTGGAACAGGGAGCACGAGCGTATTATCTCCGGAATGCCGCCCCTGAAAGATCCATCTCTTTGCTTGGGATATAA
- a CDS encoding helix-turn-helix domain-containing protein, translated as MKAIVIIERGNDGTYDAYLESTEKLSFGLLGQGKTVKETMDDFINSRDEMKAYYAAENKPFPEDLEFEYKYDVPSFLSYYSKVLSLAGLQRLTGVNQGQLSHYVTGHRKPSPKTAEKIEKALHNFANEISQVHFV; from the coding sequence ATGAAAGCAATAGTAATAATTGAAAGAGGCAACGACGGAACCTATGATGCTTATTTGGAAAGCACTGAAAAATTAAGTTTCGGTTTACTTGGTCAAGGTAAGACGGTAAAAGAAACTATGGATGATTTTATAAATTCGAGAGATGAAATGAAAGCATATTATGCTGCTGAAAATAAACCTTTTCCCGAAGATTTGGAGTTTGAATATAAATATGATGTACCTTCATTTCTTTCTTATTATTCCAAAGTATTATCATTAGCCGGTTTGCAACGACTTACAGGAGTAAATCAAGGACAATTAAGCCATTATGTTACCGGACACAGAAAGCCAAGCCCAAAAACAGCAGAAAAAATTGAAAAAGCGCTACACAATTTCGCCAATGAAATTAGTCAGGTTCATTTTGTATAA
- a CDS encoding type II toxin-antitoxin system HicA family toxin, with the protein MKYSELERKLSKAGCQLMRSGGNHPIWYSPITGMTFPTGNHKSEEVKAGTLKSISKLSGVDF; encoded by the coding sequence ATGAAGTATTCAGAATTAGAGCGAAAACTTTCAAAAGCAGGTTGTCAGTTGATGAGAAGTGGAGGAAATCACCCAATTTGGTATAGCCCCATAACTGGAATGACCTTTCCAACCGGCAACCATAAAAGTGAAGAGGTAAAAGCCGGAACATTAAAATCAATTAGTAAACTATCGGGAGTTGATTTTTAA
- a CDS encoding ATP-binding cassette domain-containing protein, producing MKSFLSLSEAMPRMMDNPFVDPANWQMQEGEVWALTGGNGSGKSLLAGMIAGKCALQHGEITYSFAEAVHLQFPDKPFHPWEHVRLVGFHAAYSLADYRTLYYQQRYHQTETDDSPLVRDILAEEERESMVAEALQIEHLLDKRLIQLSSGELRKLLIAKVMTGNPRLVIFDNPFIGLDATSRALLDDLFTGLHRHGMPLIFLCASQREMPSCVTHVLQMSHCAIVNQMPVGQFCELHTDVPAYLFDTSVDGSLFGHSVVSTEDYAIAVKMEHVNIEYGTKVIRKDVNWTILKGEKWALAGPNGAGKSTLLSYIFADNPQAYSKQLTLFDRLRGTGESIWEIKARIGFTSSEMHLYYRENVSCLAVVASGFFDSIGLYRKCSEQQMQQAEQWLKLLESEHLKDRMFLKISSGEQRLVLFARALVKNPALLILDEPFHGLDDRKKALCRHIVETYASQPDKTLIYVTHHREEIPDCVGRYMELGF from the coding sequence ATGAAATCTTTTCTTTCGCTTTCGGAAGCCATGCCCCGCATGATGGATAATCCTTTTGTTGATCCGGCAAACTGGCAGATGCAGGAGGGCGAGGTATGGGCACTGACGGGTGGCAACGGGAGTGGAAAATCATTACTGGCTGGGATGATTGCCGGGAAATGTGCATTACAGCATGGCGAAATTACGTATTCTTTTGCAGAGGCTGTCCATTTGCAATTTCCCGACAAGCCATTTCATCCCTGGGAACATGTCCGTTTGGTAGGTTTTCATGCAGCCTATTCTTTGGCAGATTACCGTACGCTGTACTACCAACAGCGTTACCATCAGACTGAGACGGATGATTCTCCTCTGGTAAGAGATATATTGGCTGAGGAAGAACGTGAAAGCATGGTGGCTGAAGCGTTGCAAATAGAACATTTACTGGATAAGCGCCTGATTCAACTATCGAGCGGAGAGTTGCGAAAATTGCTGATTGCAAAAGTAATGACAGGCAATCCGCGTCTGGTGATTTTTGATAATCCGTTCATCGGGCTTGATGCTACGTCGCGTGCACTGCTGGATGATTTGTTTACAGGTCTTCATCGTCATGGCATGCCTCTGATTTTCCTGTGTGCCTCACAGCGTGAGATGCCTTCGTGTGTGACGCATGTTTTACAAATGTCGCATTGTGCTATTGTAAATCAAATGCCTGTCGGTCAGTTTTGTGAGCTACATACTGATGTTCCGGCTTATTTGTTTGATACTTCTGTTGACGGCTCATTGTTCGGACATTCGGTTGTATCCACAGAGGATTATGCCATTGCTGTAAAGATGGAGCATGTGAATATCGAGTATGGGACTAAGGTTATCCGGAAGGATGTGAACTGGACCATCCTGAAAGGGGAGAAATGGGCGCTGGCAGGCCCTAACGGAGCGGGGAAATCGACACTGCTGAGTTATATTTTTGCCGATAATCCACAGGCCTATTCTAAACAACTGACACTCTTTGACCGTTTGCGGGGCACCGGAGAGTCTATCTGGGAAATCAAGGCGCGCATCGGGTTTACTTCGTCGGAGATGCATCTCTATTACCGGGAGAATGTGTCATGCCTGGCGGTGGTGGCTTCCGGATTTTTTGACAGCATAGGGCTTTACCGCAAATGCAGCGAGCAGCAAATGCAGCAGGCGGAACAATGGCTAAAGTTGCTGGAGAGTGAGCATCTAAAAGATCGAATGTTTCTGAAAATATCTTCGGGGGAACAGCGACTGGTGCTGTTTGCACGGGCATTGGTGAAGAATCCTGCTTTATTGATTCTGGATGAACCTTTTCATGGATTGGATGACCGGAAGAAAGCCCTATGCCGTCACATTGTCGAAACCTATGCATCGCAACCCGACAAGACATTGATTTATGTGACACATCACCGCGAAGAAATTCCTGATTGCGTGGGACGGTATATGGAGTTGGGGTTTTGA
- a CDS encoding MFS transporter, which produces MDKTLWNRDFILLTLSNFLLCITYYALISTLPIYLAVNLHADNSAIGIVLAVYTIASVLVRPFSGFALDKFGRKMIFLAALILYTAVFVGYIVAISIAFITLLRFMQGLGWGVATISGATMAVDIMPANKRGEGIGFYSLSTTLGMSVGPIIGLFIARQWDYMAMFWGLLLISSLGALSGYLVKIPRNATPAIANLNLNLHNLFEPKALSSSFNLLIVMMAYGGLLSFVALYGREVGVQNTSLFFLIFAIGIAISRITVGKVFDKHGPARILTLCLILDIFGFAMLALLKTPMGYFASAMIIGFGNGVVFPVFQTMVNNLAEPSHRGAANSTLYTALDLGMGSGMVAVGIISEHTSLSISFLICALLCIAGLVLFRRYVLGYYLKHVRF; this is translated from the coding sequence ATGGACAAAACACTTTGGAACAGAGACTTTATCCTACTAACCCTTTCCAATTTTTTATTGTGCATCACCTATTATGCGCTTATTTCTACCCTTCCCATCTATTTAGCCGTCAATCTTCACGCTGACAACAGCGCCATCGGTATTGTGCTGGCCGTCTATACCATTGCATCGGTTTTGGTAAGACCCTTCTCAGGTTTCGCTCTCGATAAGTTTGGCCGTAAAATGATTTTCCTTGCGGCATTAATTCTCTACACTGCTGTTTTTGTCGGTTATATAGTGGCGATATCTATTGCCTTTATCACACTACTGCGTTTTATGCAAGGTCTGGGATGGGGCGTAGCTACTATCTCGGGAGCTACTATGGCCGTCGATATCATGCCAGCCAACAAACGGGGCGAGGGCATCGGGTTTTATTCCCTTTCCACCACATTGGGCATGTCAGTCGGGCCAATCATAGGATTGTTTATAGCACGCCAGTGGGATTACATGGCCATGTTCTGGGGTTTGTTGTTGATCAGTTCCCTGGGTGCACTCAGCGGCTATCTGGTCAAAATACCCAGAAACGCCACTCCTGCCATAGCCAACCTGAATCTCAATCTGCATAATCTTTTTGAACCCAAAGCCTTGTCGTCGTCATTCAACCTGCTGATAGTCATGATGGCCTATGGAGGGTTGCTGTCATTTGTAGCGCTCTACGGACGAGAAGTCGGAGTACAAAATACCTCCCTCTTCTTTTTGATTTTTGCCATAGGAATTGCTATTTCGCGGATCACTGTAGGAAAAGTTTTCGACAAACATGGACCAGCCCGTATCCTGACATTATGCCTGATTCTGGATATCTTCGGATTTGCCATGCTCGCATTGCTTAAAACTCCAATGGGTTATTTTGCCTCAGCCATGATTATCGGATTCGGGAACGGGGTGGTTTTCCCTGTATTTCAGACCATGGTGAATAATCTGGCAGAACCTTCTCACCGGGGGGCTGCTAATTCCACGCTTTACACGGCGTTGGATCTGGGTATGGGTAGTGGGATGGTAGCGGTCGGTATTATCTCGGAACACACGTCTCTTTCTATTTCATTCCTTATCTGTGCCCTGCTATGCATCGCAGGGTTGGTACTGTTTCGCCGCTATGTTCTGGGCTATTATCTGAAACATGTACGTTTTTAG
- a CDS encoding glycosyltransferase family 2 protein, with protein MSITKHKNGVTYPSLLNCMFSVIIPLYNKAAYIEKALKSVLNQSFHEFEVIIVNDGSTDNGVHIVEYFLRSQQQEGNISVKEHVRIINQQNKGVAIARNNGVNAAKYEYIAFLDADDWWHKHYLAEMKQLIDKYPDAALYGSSYYQVKHEQRVKAEIGVNPDFKMGYIDYCKVYAKTLCMPVWTSAAIIRKPIFQEEKGFKPRLKLGEDFDLWIRVALNHKVALLNKPLAFYNHDVDIKTRGVRNTDLYQPEEHYIFNLGYLESKERNNAALKTLLDALRVYVLLPYYLNKPTREAALYELDKVAWEQQPLKERIRYRSPIGLLRLHSQLMQIGSRAKQFVKHGTK; from the coding sequence TTGTCCATAACAAAACATAAAAACGGAGTTACTTACCCTTCATTGCTTAACTGTATGTTTTCCGTCATTATCCCCCTCTATAACAAAGCCGCTTATATTGAAAAAGCGTTGAAATCGGTTCTAAATCAATCGTTTCATGAATTTGAAGTCATTATCGTAAATGATGGTTCTACTGATAACGGCGTACATATCGTGGAATATTTTTTACGCTCACAGCAGCAGGAAGGGAATATTTCGGTTAAAGAACATGTCCGCATTATCAATCAGCAGAACAAGGGTGTAGCCATAGCCCGTAACAACGGTGTTAATGCAGCCAAATACGAATATATAGCCTTTCTGGATGCCGATGACTGGTGGCACAAGCATTACCTTGCCGAGATGAAACAACTCATCGACAAATATCCGGATGCAGCGCTTTATGGGTCTTCCTATTATCAGGTAAAACACGAACAGCGGGTAAAAGCGGAAATTGGAGTAAATCCCGATTTCAAAATGGGATACATTGACTATTGCAAAGTGTATGCCAAAACCCTGTGTATGCCGGTATGGACCAGCGCAGCCATCATCCGCAAACCGATTTTTCAGGAAGAAAAAGGATTTAAACCGAGATTAAAATTGGGAGAAGATTTCGATCTGTGGATCCGTGTGGCCCTGAATCATAAAGTAGCTCTTCTGAACAAACCGTTAGCTTTTTACAATCATGATGTTGACATCAAAACCCGTGGTGTCAGAAATACAGATCTTTATCAGCCTGAAGAGCATTATATTTTCAACTTAGGATATCTGGAATCAAAAGAACGCAACAATGCAGCGCTAAAAACTCTGCTGGACGCGTTGCGGGTGTATGTCCTGCTACCCTATTATCTTAACAAACCAACACGGGAAGCTGCTTTATACGAACTGGACAAAGTGGCATGGGAACAACAACCCCTGAAGGAACGCATACGCTACCGGAGTCCAATCGGATTACTCCGGCTCCATAGCCAACTTATGCAGATTGGTTCCAGGGCAAAGCAGTTTGTCAAACACGGAACAAAATAA
- a CDS encoding glycosyltransferase: MKVAYMLGSLNRGGTEMLLLDCFRNKAQSSFDFIGIYRKEGQLSNDFQASQVPLFKLRPKYPLDAGYFLRLRNLIHSQHITVLHAQQPLDAIFARIATLFMHVRVVLTLHGYDAGFNTTDRVILRQAMHWTDMILCVSNTQKAYYQKRYSLAATKIQTLYNGISFEKLDRAKINNIRDELHFPKDVLLLGSVGNFVPGRDQMTLCRFLKRLHDAKVDFRFLFVGAKSKTEPKRFEECMQFCNEHHLSSNVFFLGSREDVPSILKQLDAFLYASDHDTFGIAVIEAMASAISVFVNDWEVMREITNEGTYANLYPTKQDEALFHQFVAFLSKRELYQIKATQAAAWVQQQYSIHSYLTKLNEIYQNIYFE; this comes from the coding sequence ATGAAGGTTGCCTATATGCTTGGTTCGCTCAATCGTGGCGGAACGGAAATGCTCCTGCTTGATTGTTTTCGGAACAAGGCACAATCGTCATTCGATTTCATAGGCATCTACCGGAAAGAGGGGCAACTATCCAACGATTTTCAGGCATCCCAAGTCCCATTATTCAAACTTCGGCCAAAGTATCCGCTGGATGCAGGATATTTTCTTCGTTTGCGAAACCTGATTCACAGCCAACACATCACTGTCCTTCATGCACAACAGCCCTTGGATGCTATTTTTGCCCGAATCGCAACCCTTTTTATGCATGTTCGTGTAGTGCTTACGCTACATGGCTACGATGCCGGATTCAACACGACAGATCGGGTCATTCTTCGGCAGGCAATGCATTGGACGGATATGATCTTATGTGTAAGCAATACCCAAAAGGCATATTATCAAAAACGATATTCGCTCGCAGCAACTAAAATCCAAACATTGTACAATGGCATCTCCTTTGAAAAGCTTGATCGTGCAAAAATAAACAATATCCGGGACGAATTACATTTTCCAAAGGATGTCTTGCTGCTGGGCAGTGTGGGCAATTTTGTACCAGGTAGAGACCAGATGACACTTTGCCGGTTTCTGAAACGACTTCATGATGCAAAAGTTGATTTCCGGTTTCTGTTTGTTGGGGCCAAAAGCAAAACAGAACCCAAACGCTTTGAGGAATGCATGCAATTTTGTAATGAACATCACCTCAGCTCCAATGTGTTTTTTCTGGGTTCACGCGAAGATGTCCCGTCCATCCTGAAACAACTGGATGCTTTCCTTTATGCCAGCGACCACGACACTTTCGGCATTGCCGTGATTGAAGCTATGGCAAGTGCAATATCCGTATTCGTCAATGACTGGGAGGTGATGAGGGAAATCACAAACGAAGGAACCTATGCCAACTTGTATCCGACAAAACAGGACGAAGCATTGTTCCATCAATTTGTGGCATTCCTTTCCAAGCGCGAACTCTACCAGATAAAAGCCACACAAGCTGCGGCCTGGGTGCAACAACAATATAGCATTCACTCTTATCTTACAAAGTTGAATGAAATATACCAGAACATCTACTTCGAATAA